In Picosynechococcus sp. PCC 7002, the following are encoded in one genomic region:
- a CDS encoding TonB family protein, producing the protein MFKPITLLNVALLGLLGFTPLLQASTPNASQIASLQGDRLLLQNGNQRPNPARVGNRLTNQSQALIVPGNNRSLARLAFVGGGQSYDGLLLQAGPDQQQTEYRFPCVIVGGKVTLSWRQGNNRGCKYGVHLSPGRSSAAPKRQQKSGAASKQLSQDSSEIKEASLTIQPLGNDPILLRAVVDDNLQAVETLQGEILIISAQYPEGLRLRSGERYFNLGDGQDQVEPFNPTEAIANSPDLQEFLNPEIWRESQLPAPVSQDIDNHLIAFRDLNQNTAATDTPDMTDLSLACQAEVDFYLANLKATMGNTWRPPYPPSPGVWRTEVNYLLTKDGRVQNLQVAQSSGANIIDQAALSHVRTLEQRFEPFPSCYPYETLPVDNNFTVRYQ; encoded by the coding sequence ATGTTTAAGCCCATTACGTTATTGAATGTTGCGCTTCTGGGGCTTCTGGGTTTTACCCCCCTTCTCCAGGCCAGCACCCCCAATGCCAGTCAGATTGCTTCTCTCCAGGGCGATCGCCTCTTACTCCAAAATGGCAACCAACGCCCCAACCCAGCCCGCGTGGGCAATCGTCTGACCAACCAAAGTCAAGCCTTGATTGTCCCCGGCAATAACCGTTCCCTAGCGCGTCTTGCGTTCGTGGGCGGTGGCCAAAGTTACGATGGCCTCCTGTTACAGGCGGGGCCAGACCAACAACAAACGGAGTACCGCTTTCCCTGTGTCATTGTCGGCGGCAAAGTGACCCTCAGTTGGCGTCAGGGTAACAATCGCGGCTGTAAATATGGTGTCCATCTCAGTCCAGGACGGAGTTCAGCAGCCCCTAAACGACAGCAGAAATCCGGTGCTGCCAGCAAACAACTATCCCAGGATTCTTCGGAGATCAAGGAAGCCTCCCTCACCATTCAACCCCTGGGCAATGATCCAATTTTGCTCAGGGCCGTTGTTGACGATAATCTCCAGGCCGTTGAAACGCTCCAAGGGGAAATTTTGATTATTTCGGCCCAATATCCAGAGGGTTTGCGGCTCCGTAGTGGTGAGCGTTATTTCAATTTGGGTGACGGTCAAGATCAAGTGGAGCCTTTTAACCCCACCGAGGCGATCGCCAATTCCCCAGACTTACAGGAATTTTTAAACCCTGAGATCTGGCGCGAGTCCCAGTTACCGGCTCCCGTTTCCCAGGACATCGATAATCACCTGATCGCGTTTCGGGATCTCAATCAAAATACGGCCGCCACCGATACCCCGGACATGACCGACCTGAGTTTAGCCTGTCAAGCTGAGGTGGATTTTTATCTAGCCAACCTCAAAGCCACCATGGGCAATACCTGGCGGCCCCCCTATCCGCCGTCCCCTGGGGTCTGGCGCACTGAAGTTAACTATCTCCTCACGAAAGATGGTCGCGTCCAAAATCTCCAGGTGGCCCAGTCCAGCGGTGCCAACATTATTGATCAGGCGGCCCTAAGCCATGTACGTACCCTCGAACAGCGATTCGAGCCGTTCCCTAGTTGCTATCCCTACGAAACTTTGCCCGTCGATAACAACTTCACCGTTCGTTATCAATAG
- a CDS encoding EVE domain-containing protein has protein sequence MRYWLIKSEPSEYSLADLAADGTELWDGVRNYQARNFLQQMEKGDRLFFYHSNTKSPGIVGLASVTQTNLVDPSQFNPESKYFDPKATSEKPRWYTVAVGYQETFAEIITLDQLKASFTPEEFAVVRRGNRLSVMPVPETVAERLLAMVS, from the coding sequence ATGCGCTATTGGTTAATCAAATCAGAACCGAGTGAATATAGTTTGGCGGATCTGGCTGCCGATGGAACAGAACTGTGGGATGGGGTGCGGAACTATCAAGCCCGGAATTTTTTACAGCAAATGGAAAAAGGCGATCGCCTCTTTTTTTACCACTCCAACACCAAATCCCCCGGTATCGTCGGCCTTGCTAGCGTCACCCAAACAAACCTCGTGGATCCGAGCCAATTTAACCCGGAAAGTAAATATTTTGACCCCAAGGCGACCTCAGAAAAACCCCGCTGGTACACCGTCGCAGTGGGCTACCAAGAAACCTTTGCCGAGATCATCACCCTGGATCAACTTAAGGCCAGCTTTACCCCCGAAGAATTTGCCGTGGTGCGGCGGGGTAATCGTCTTTCTGTGATGCCCGTTCCTGAAACCGTTGCTGAACGACTCCTGGCGATGGTGTCTTAG